A stretch of DNA from Nitrospiraceae bacterium:
GCTCTGCCAACTGAGCTACATGGGCAATTCCAAAAGCATTGCCCCCCAAAAAGCTCTAGTCACTGGAGCGGGAAACGGGATTCGAACCCGCGACCCTCAGCTTGGAAGGCTGACGCTCTACCACTGAGCTACTCCCGCAATTTATAAAATATTAAAAATAATTTTCATTATAAAAAAACTATACTGGTGGAGAGGGGAGGATTCGAACCTCCGAAGGCAGTGCCGGCAGATTTACAGTCTGCTCCCTTTGGCCGCTCGGGAACCTCTCCGACTGCATTGTGGAGCTTCACTTCCCCCACGAAAATTATATTTTCAAAAATCAAATGGAGCCACCGAAGGGAATCGAACCCCCGACCCGCTGATTACAAATCAGCTGCTCTGCCTGCTGAGCTACGGTGGCAATTCTATTAGATATTTTGTCAAAAAGCGTAAAACAGGCAAAAGACAATACTCCACCTGCCTTTTTTCTAAACTGAGTAGTTTAAGGGTTAAAGTATAACATGGTCAATTTTCGAAATGCAAGAATATTGTTGTTTATCTCAGCTTTACTCTCAAAATCTATTTCTTGCTTAATCTTTGTCTCAATATCTCAAAAAATATAATCCCGGCAGTAACAGAAGCATTAAGTGAATTTAATGTTCCTTTCATAGGGAGACTCACAATAAAATCGCATTGCTCAGTAACTGTTTTTCTCAGCCCTTTTCCTTCAGACCCTACAACAACAGCGAGTGGGATATTCAGATCAGCATCCCATAGCGCAACTTCAGATCCGGCTTCTGCTCCTATCACAGTTATTCCATTATCCTTCATCTCTGACATTGCATGTTTTATATTATTTATTTTTGCAACAGGCACATGCTCGGAAGCTCCGGCAGAAGTCTTTGCTACTGCAGGACTCAATCCTGCAGATCTGTGCTCCTGAATAATCACCCCATGAACTCCTGCTGCATCAGCAGAACGCAAAATAGCGCCGAGATTTCCCGGGTCTTCTATACCATCAAGAATCAGGAAAAAGGGAATCTGATTTTTCTTAGAAGGTATTTGAAACAGTTCTTCAATTGAAACATAATCTTTCTGTATTGTCTTTGCTGCAATTCCCTGATTGCCTTTTGGAAAAGAATCGAAAAATTTCGGACTTACAATCTTTACTGCAATACCTTTGTTTTTTGCCTTCTCTTCTATAAAAAAATTCTTATCTTTTCTGCCTGAAGAAATATAAATTTCCTGCACATTTGTCCCTGCTTTCAAAGCCTCTACAACTGGATTCAGACCGTATATCAACATTGTTTTTATTATACTTATTTTTTAATTCAAAAACCTGAAAAATCTGTTAATATCTTCTAAAGAATTTTTAATAAACAAGGGGGATAAAATGTTTTTAAACTCATTAAGCAAATATAGCGATCTTGGACTATTGGTAATGCGGCTTGGTCTCGGAGCAATGTTCATGTATCATGGTCTGCCTAAGCTTTTAGCCGGCCCTGAAAAATGGATAAAAGTCGGCTCTGCCATGAAATATATCAACGTGGATTTCGCTCCTGTTTTCTGGGGATTTATGGCATCTTTTGCAGAGGTCTTCGGAGCCATCTGTCTTATCTTTGGATTCTTTTTTGTGCCTGCATGCATTCTTCTTACATTCACAATGACGATTGCTGCCGTAATGCATATTGGCAGAGGAGATTCTCTTCAGACTGCATCTCACGCCATTGAAAATGGCATTGTTTTTTTCAGTCTAATGCTTATCGGTCCAGGCAAACACAGTATAGAGAAATAATAATTTTGAGAAGTCGTTATAAAAATGAAACGACAGAGAGGATTGATTTTTTCTCTGTCGTTGTTTTATTTATACGAAAAGAGTTACCCATGTATTGAGCATTCTGCCAAGTCTATCTATATACTTTGTCGTTGCACCACTACATTCTTTAATAACAGCTTTAGCAGCAGCGCCAAGACGCTCTCTGATCTCAGCATGTTCAAACAGAAAAGTTATCTCGCCTGCAAGGTCTTCAGTCGTGTTTATTTGAATAATTGCTTTATGGTTGAGAAATTTTGTCATTATGTCTTTAAAAGATTCCATGTAAGGCCCTGTTATAACGGGCTTCCCCATACTTGCTGGTTCAATTGGATTCTGGCCTTGTAAGTGCGGCAGCATGCTTCCTGCAATAACGACAACATCAGCGATTGAGTATATTTTTTTTAATTCTCCTAGGGTATCTAATATTATTACTGGAGAGTTTTGTTGAAGCATCTTATTTAGATCTGTTTTTCGAACTGTTGAGAGATCAAAGTCTTTGATGGATGATGTAATTTTGTCTATATAACTGAGATATCTTGGAGCAATGATAAGCCTTATTTTATCTAATCCTGGACGTTTTATTATTTCTTTGAATGCGCTCAATAAAATTGCTTCTTCGCCTATATGTACACTACCGAATATCAAGACTTGTTCTTCCGAAGAGATTCCAAGTTGCTGCCGTATCCTCTCGCGCTCTTCTATATCCACATTATGTTTTGAAGAATCAAACTTCAGATTATTGGTTATAAAAATACTGTTTGAAGGAATCCCGCAGCTGAGAAGATAGTCCCTAGCTTCATCAGAAACTGCTCCTGCCAAATTCAGATATTTGAGTCTGTGCTTATCTTCCTGTATAACATTACCTTGTAATGAATATTGTTCGGTGTAATGATAGTTGGCTAAAACAATCGTGGCATTATAGCTAGTTTTTGCGAGTTCTAGAATTTTTGAACTAAGCTGTTCCATAGTTTCAAAGCACAATATTAGAGACGGTTTAAGTTTGCTGAGCCAGTATAAAATAATTGGACGCCATTCCCAAAAAAGATAAGGCAGAACGATAACGGCTAACCTTGCGGATTGAGTTATACGCCGGACGTCTCTTGGATTACGGGTTATAACTACTATCTGATAAGAGGAAATAACCTTTATTTCTCTTATTAAATTAATACTGTTTAATATCTCGCCAAGCCCTAGAGCGGATATTAATATCGTCTTTTCATGTCTGCCGATTAATCTGCGTGTTTTTAAAGAAATATATCCGAAAATAGCAGGGAGATCTCCTGTTTCATAAAGATCATTTTTATAATAGAAAATAAGATTTCTGATCGGTTGGAGTTTCAAGCGCATTTTTTTTATTATTGACAGAACCAATAGATAGGCGAATTCAGGCAGGAAAAAGTTCAAAAATTTTTTAAGAAAAATTTTCATTCAAGACCTAGATATGCAAGTTCTTTTTCAATATCAATAACCTCGTCGCGTGAAGATCCTAATAACATTCCAGTAAGCCGGGGTGAAGCCCCATCATTCCCGCAGACCTCCGGGTCGTAACTGCACAGCGGCATTAATATGTTTTTGTGCATAGCCTTATATATCAGATTCAGCAAATCCCTGTAACTGAGATTTATTTTTTTCCATGTCCTGAGCCTAATAACTTGTTTGCCATGTGTTCTGAGTATGCTGTCAGCAAGAAGCAAAGCCCTTGTGGATCCGTTGACTCTAAAATTAAGATCGAAAACTTTGATGTCTCCATTTTCAAGCACTGCCATGTCAATTCCAACAAAACCCCAATACCCAATCAACATTCCTTCGCGGGCAATCTCTAATCCAGTCTTAACAGCTGACTCTGGCACAATGATTTTACTATCGATCCAGTTGCCGTGGTATTTCCCGTAGCTGTCACTTATCTGTTCTGCACAACCAAGATATTTGATCTCTCCGGAAGCAGTGACCGCATAGTTAAGGCATAGATTTCTGACTATATCTAAATATTCTTCACATACAAAATGCGAGCATGTACTGAATAAATTCTCAGCATAGGACAACTGTTCAAAATTTCGGCATATCATAACATCAGTGCCGGTTCCAGATGATTCATTAGTTACAGACTTTATCACAGCAGGAAGTTCGGATACTAATTTTTTAAAATTTGGCTTTGAAGATTTCAATATTTTGCGCTTGGGAAGATATGCTTGTTCTACCAATTTCTCAATATTAGCTTTATTATTAAGAAATGATATTTTTTCTGGATGTACCCAATATCGGTCAGCTGGCACTTCTGATTCCAGATGGATATATTGGAGTGCGAGCTTCTGTCCGCTGGTATAAATATCTCGCAGAGTATCCAGATATTCTTTAGAGGATGAATAGCTAATAATTTTTTCTGGCAGCGCTAATCCTGCATCGGTCAATAATTTTAAAGAATCAGGTGATGATACAGAGGAATCACATAGTGTGGGCATATCACCTGTCATTACTAGCAGACCTCCCGAAGACATTGCCTGTGCCGCGGGATCGTCTGTCAGCCATCTGCAAGCTCCTGGGGATACAGATGGGGAAAAGAAAAGATCATTCCCATAGATCTGACTTATTGTCAAAGAAGGTTTAATTGTTTGAGTAATAGCATTCAAGTACATAAGCCCCTAAAAAAGTTTAGTCCATTCGCAAGATGTTTAATGTTGGTTTTCACTCTCTCAGCAATGTTTCCAGAAATTATAGTAGGCGTCCGGTTTGCGTCAAGCAGAACAGCCTCGCCATTAACCACTAAATAATCAAACTTGCCATAGTCAAATCCTAGCTCTGTTCTTAACGTGCGCAGAGATTTAGGTATCGGCAGATCGAATTCTTTGCTGACTACGTTATTGGCTTTGACTATTGGTTTATATGAAAAACAGCGTTGACTTATTTCAGAATCACCGAAAAAAATCCACTGCCGCAGGCAATAATAATTGCCTTCTTTTTCAGGTAAAAACTTTTCTACAACTAGGCTGGGATTACGCCATACAGATTTTGGTATATCATCAGGCTTCGCGAAAATAGGATAAGCATTAGCATCAACGTGTCCAGTTAGTCTAAAGGGCAGAGTTCTTGTAATTTTACGCTTTATCCTTTCTTTTAAGCTAGGCTTTGAACCAAGCAGTTCTGGTAATCCGCCTGCGTTTCTGTCAGTTTTTACAATCACAGGGCCATCATAGTAATCCGCTGCATTGACTAGGTTTTTGCTGACTCTGCGTTTTGAGATATCGGCAGCTCTTTCATTTATAACAAGAGGGTAATGCTTACTAAAAGCCAGATATTCATCGGGCACTTTTGTCAGGTCAGTATGAAGTATCAATGCGTCTGCTGGTTCGAGACAGCTAACACCAATTAGAACACTTACTTTTATGCCGGTTTTTTCCCATTCATCACAAAGAAGCTTTAAAAGATAACCGTAATCCTTAAAATTGTCCTTGCTGTGAGTCAGCACTGCTATTTTGCCCTTGTTCTTCATTATAAATGGCTCCTCTTCATTTTCCTGTTTAACAAGACTAGTGCAGTGCACTGTTAGCGATCTTCTTAACAAGCAGATTTTGGTTCTTACATTTAAAATTTTTTATCACTATAAAATAAATGTGAATGTTAAGGCAATGCAAGGAGTTTGACATTTTGCATCTTTGCCTGTAGCTCTACTCCACTTAATAAGCATAGAATAAATATTAAGGGGACTTAACAGCAAACAGTCCCCTTGATCTTGCAAACTATTTAATGGAATGAAATTTTTTCAGCATTTATAATTCTATCTTATCTTTTCGTGTTAATAGCTATTGAAACCACTGTCCTCCACTGTTCTGCAAAAAATCTGGCGAGTATTATTATCAGGAAGCCATAAACAGGCATAAGGATGATAGACCAAACTCCTGTTTTCAAAAACGAAAGCCCCATCATCTGTCCAATATAAGCGCCCTGCTGCCCTAATATTATTGTGGCTAAAAGCGCGAAAACAAAACCGACAAAACCAACCCATATTCCAGCCCATTCTCCAAGGGTCTGGATAAAATGGGAGAAGACCGGAGTTGCAACGAAGTCATTACTTCCAGAAGAAGTCTGTTCCACTTTATTGCTCCTGTTCCACCAAAGCTGAAAGCTCATCCAACCTGC
This window harbors:
- the rlmB gene encoding 23S rRNA (guanosine(2251)-2'-O)-methyltransferase RlmB, whose translation is MLIYGLNPVVEALKAGTNVQEIYISSGRKDKNFFIEEKAKNKGIAVKIVSPKFFDSFPKGNQGIAAKTIQKDYVSIEELFQIPSKKNQIPFFLILDGIEDPGNLGAILRSADAAGVHGVIIQEHRSAGLSPAVAKTSAGASEHVPVAKINNIKHAMSEMKDNGITVIGAEAGSEVALWDADLNIPLAVVVGSEGKGLRKTVTEQCDFIVSLPMKGTLNSLNASVTAGIIFFEILRQRLSKK
- a CDS encoding DoxX family protein; the encoded protein is MFLNSLSKYSDLGLLVMRLGLGAMFMYHGLPKLLAGPEKWIKVGSAMKYINVDFAPVFWGFMASFAEVFGAICLIFGFFFVPACILLTFTMTIAAVMHIGRGDSLQTASHAIENGIVFFSLMLIGPGKHSIEK
- a CDS encoding ATP-grasp domain-containing protein → MTGDMPTLCDSSVSSPDSLKLLTDAGLALPEKIISYSSSKEYLDTLRDIYTSGQKLALQYIHLESEVPADRYWVHPEKISFLNNKANIEKLVEQAYLPKRKILKSSKPNFKKLVSELPAVIKSVTNESSGTGTDVMICRNFEQLSYAENLFSTCSHFVCEEYLDIVRNLCLNYAVTASGEIKYLGCAEQISDSYGKYHGNWIDSKIIVPESAVKTGLEIAREGMLIGYWGFVGIDMAVLENGDIKVFDLNFRVNGSTRALLLADSILRTHGKQVIRLRTWKKINLSYRDLLNLIYKAMHKNILMPLCSYDPEVCGNDGASPRLTGMLLGSSRDEVIDIEKELAYLGLE